In one Spirochaetota bacterium genomic region, the following are encoded:
- a CDS encoding carboxypeptidase regulatory-like domain-containing protein, with amino-acid sequence MKTMKLFFLALLLTCMAGCSYDMSDVIGDHESNVLDPSKGFDSQGTDALVYGKVTCVGAIDAGATVTVHDDGGTLGEPVMTDANGMYGVRFNVVAFAYNVQIDVSGTCSVLNEPVSSMIDEGESVRKDVVLP; translated from the coding sequence ATGAAAACGATGAAATTATTCTTCCTGGCGCTCCTGCTCACCTGCATGGCCGGGTGTTCTTACGACATGTCGGACGTAATAGGCGACCACGAATCCAATGTGCTCGACCCTTCAAAGGGTTTTGATTCACAGGGGACCGATGCGCTGGTGTATGGAAAGGTGACCTGTGTGGGCGCTATTGATGCAGGTGCAACTGTTACCGTTCATGATGATGGCGGCACACTGGGAGAGCCTGTCATGACAGACGCCAACGGAATGTACGGCGTGCGTTTTAACGTCGTAGCGTTCGCTTATAATGTTCAGATCGATGTTTCGGGGACCTGTAGCGTGTTAAATGAACCTGTCTCCAGCATGATCGATGAAGGGGAATCCGTCAGAAAAGACGTGGTGCTACCGTGA
- a CDS encoding 4'-phosphopantetheinyl transferase superfamily protein encodes MHASWMEMRTALARGRAVCVACGAGARDPGLLERATAMLNKAEAARLGGIRSRDKREEFLLSRLMVKTVAGALFEVDRRGVSLVATRGAPPSLAGTGTPEIHASLSHCPGAFALALTREHPPGVDIEPEGRVRLSIARRFFPPREYMRLAAHKDPVTDATAHWTLKEAYAKAAGIPLMAAMRAVSFCHEGGVYRIEDSGTSKGGDWSFESVRVLGGFRLSIAISGGGGANILEFEEPALLLGSRHGCIN; translated from the coding sequence ATGCACGCGAGCTGGATGGAAATGCGAACCGCACTGGCCCGCGGCAGGGCCGTCTGCGTCGCATGCGGCGCGGGCGCGCGTGATCCCGGGCTCCTGGAACGCGCGACTGCGATGCTGAACAAAGCAGAGGCCGCGCGTCTTGGCGGAATCCGTTCCAGGGACAAGCGCGAGGAGTTTCTGCTCTCGCGGCTCATGGTGAAAACGGTTGCGGGGGCGCTTTTCGAAGTCGACCGTCGCGGGGTTTCCCTTGTCGCGACCCGCGGCGCGCCCCCCAGCCTGGCCGGCACGGGGACGCCGGAAATTCACGCAAGCCTTTCCCACTGCCCCGGCGCCTTCGCCCTGGCGCTGACGCGTGAACATCCTCCGGGGGTCGATATCGAGCCCGAAGGGAGGGTGCGCCTCTCGATCGCCCGGCGATTCTTTCCACCGCGGGAATACATGCGGCTCGCCGCGCACAAGGACCCGGTAACCGACGCAACTGCGCACTGGACGCTCAAAGAAGCGTACGCGAAGGCCGCCGGCATCCCGCTTATGGCCGCAATGCGTGCGGTGAGCTTCTGTCATGAAGGGGGCGTCTACCGGATCGAGGATTCCGGTACATCAAAAGGCGGCGATTGGTCGTTCGAGAGCGTCCGGGTGTTAGGGGGATTTCGACTCTCCATCGCGATCTCCGGGGGCGGGGGGGCCAATATACTGGAATTCGAGGAACCGGCGCTCCTGCTCGGAAGTCGCCACGGATGCATTAATTAA